The following proteins are co-located in the Rhodococcus opacus B4 genome:
- a CDS encoding mycofactocin-coupled SDR family oxidoreductase, with translation MGQLEGMVALVTGAARGQGRSHAIRLAEEGADVIIVDLCAKPATTKYRGATEDDLQETARHIEKFGQRAHVAVADVRSLTQLQDVVAEGVAKLGRLDTVVANAGIFSSAPLHELTEEQWDEMVDINLSGVWKTMRATVPVLIEQGEGGSIVLISSTGGLQGFPNFAHYVAAKHGVTGLARTAANELGAHSIRCNSIHPTSVLTDMIDNEDMYRLFRPDLETPTHEDFREACETAMNVLPTPWIEPVDVSNAVVWLASDAARYVTGIAMPVDAGALNKV, from the coding sequence ATGGGACAGCTTGAAGGCATGGTCGCGCTGGTGACGGGAGCCGCACGAGGGCAGGGGCGCTCGCATGCCATCCGGCTCGCGGAAGAGGGCGCCGACGTCATCATCGTCGACCTCTGCGCCAAGCCGGCAACGACGAAGTACCGCGGGGCGACGGAGGACGACCTCCAGGAAACCGCCCGGCACATCGAGAAGTTCGGGCAGCGTGCTCATGTCGCGGTCGCCGACGTGCGGTCGCTGACTCAGCTCCAGGACGTGGTCGCCGAGGGTGTCGCGAAGCTCGGGCGCCTCGACACCGTGGTCGCCAACGCCGGCATCTTCTCGTCCGCTCCCCTGCACGAGCTCACCGAGGAGCAGTGGGACGAAATGGTCGACATCAACCTGTCGGGCGTATGGAAGACCATGCGCGCGACCGTCCCCGTCCTGATCGAGCAGGGCGAGGGCGGATCGATCGTGCTGATCAGCTCGACCGGCGGCCTGCAGGGCTTCCCGAACTTCGCGCACTACGTCGCCGCGAAGCACGGGGTCACCGGGCTCGCCCGAACCGCCGCCAATGAGCTGGGCGCCCATAGCATTCGGTGCAACTCCATCCATCCCACGTCGGTGCTGACGGACATGATCGACAACGAGGACATGTACCGTCTGTTCCGTCCCGACCTGGAGACGCCCACGCACGAGGACTTCCGTGAGGCGTGCGAGACGGCGATGAACGTGCTGCCGACGCCGTGGATCGAGCCGGTCGACGTCAGCAATGCCGTGGTGTGGCTGGCGTCGGACGCGGCTCGTTACGTCACCGGCATCGCCATGCCCGTCGACGCCGGAGCCCTCAACAAGGTCTGA
- a CDS encoding acyl-CoA dehydrogenase family protein yields the protein MTQTVDRSVSVLADSEPVDYLARAKAVARVVEQEADAIERDATITRPVYEALAEAELFWTLVPTEFGGGGLGIVQALEVIEEISRADASTGWALMANSFSTGIAAGFMNDEGAREMFGGPDRGITAGMIMPTGKAVRVEGGYRVTGRYQFASGSAHATWIGAGFVVHDDNGNPIVDEAGTPDCRVGFLPRADVEFLGNWNVMGLVCTGSYDYAVHDRFIPDKFTMETFSTTPVRSEAVYRLGLLGIGVGGHAPVALGLAKRALEEIVRIVANKARPGYATVVGESELFRREFSKYEALYQATRLYVYAAHEDAEASARAGVEITDEQRARLRQVITWSQEVAGEIVGFAHRWAGSQSIRNPSALGRCVRDAAVATQHMLVDQITLVDAATPIMRAYTV from the coding sequence ATGACGCAAACCGTTGATCGATCCGTGTCCGTTCTCGCCGATTCGGAGCCTGTCGACTATCTCGCCCGGGCGAAGGCGGTCGCTCGCGTCGTCGAGCAGGAGGCGGATGCGATCGAGCGTGACGCGACGATCACCCGGCCCGTCTACGAGGCGCTCGCGGAGGCAGAGCTGTTCTGGACCCTCGTCCCGACCGAGTTCGGCGGCGGCGGGCTGGGCATCGTGCAGGCACTCGAAGTGATCGAGGAGATCTCGCGGGCCGACGCGTCGACGGGCTGGGCGCTGATGGCCAACTCCTTCAGCACCGGCATCGCCGCCGGGTTCATGAACGACGAAGGCGCCCGCGAGATGTTCGGCGGCCCGGACCGGGGTATCACCGCCGGCATGATCATGCCCACCGGCAAGGCCGTCCGCGTCGAGGGCGGTTACCGCGTCACCGGCCGCTACCAGTTCGCGAGCGGATCGGCGCACGCCACCTGGATCGGCGCGGGTTTCGTCGTCCACGACGACAACGGCAACCCCATTGTGGACGAGGCCGGCACCCCCGACTGCCGGGTCGGCTTCCTGCCGCGGGCCGACGTCGAGTTCCTCGGCAACTGGAACGTGATGGGACTGGTCTGCACGGGCAGCTACGACTACGCCGTCCACGACCGCTTCATCCCGGACAAGTTCACGATGGAGACGTTCTCCACCACCCCGGTCCGCTCCGAGGCCGTGTACCGGCTGGGCTTGCTCGGCATCGGCGTCGGCGGGCACGCGCCCGTGGCACTGGGTCTGGCGAAGCGGGCGCTCGAGGAGATCGTCCGGATCGTCGCGAACAAGGCGCGCCCCGGCTACGCCACCGTCGTCGGAGAATCGGAACTGTTCCGCCGCGAGTTCAGCAAATACGAAGCGCTGTACCAGGCAACGCGCCTGTACGTGTACGCCGCCCACGAGGACGCCGAGGCCAGCGCGCGGGCCGGTGTGGAGATCACCGACGAGCAGCGCGCCCGGTTGCGTCAGGTGATCACCTGGTCGCAGGAGGTGGCCGGCGAGATCGTCGGCTTCGCGCACCGCTGGGCCGGCAGCCAGTCGATCCGCAACCCCAGCGCGCTCGGCCGGTGCGTCCGTGACGCCGCAGTCGCGACGCAGCACATGCTGGTCGATCAGATCACGCTCGTCGACGCCGCCACCCCGATCATGCGCGCATACACCGTCTGA
- a CDS encoding 3-keto-5-aminohexanoate cleavage protein, whose protein sequence is MNDTVIITCALTGGMTVPAQSKAIPITVDQIVEEGVKAAEAGASVLHVHVREEETGRPVADLDLFERALSELRKNTDAVLQPTTGGGRGMTVEERASVLKFRPEMATFNAGSFNFGLFPVASRDLPFADWERDYLEGTTDYIFKNTFEDMTYMAQQMRESDTRPEIEVYDVGQIFNLEQLVKDGVLEAPFNLQFVLGVLGANAAEPDQLIHMLRTAERVLGKDSFTWSAAGVGYRGEFNLAALSLMLGGNVRVGLEDNLRISKREQATSNAQLVRKVVDLAAMFDRTPATPDEARAHLGLKGSAAVAF, encoded by the coding sequence ATGAACGACACCGTCATCATCACCTGCGCGCTCACCGGCGGAATGACCGTCCCCGCCCAGAGCAAGGCCATCCCGATCACCGTCGACCAGATCGTCGAGGAAGGGGTGAAGGCGGCCGAGGCCGGTGCCTCCGTCCTGCACGTGCACGTGCGCGAGGAGGAGACCGGGCGACCAGTCGCAGACCTCGACCTGTTCGAGCGCGCACTGTCCGAGCTGAGGAAGAACACCGACGCCGTCCTCCAGCCCACTACCGGGGGCGGGCGAGGCATGACCGTCGAAGAGCGCGCCTCGGTTCTGAAGTTCCGTCCCGAGATGGCCACCTTCAACGCCGGCAGCTTCAACTTCGGCCTCTTCCCCGTCGCCTCCCGCGACCTGCCGTTCGCGGACTGGGAACGCGACTACCTCGAGGGCACCACCGACTACATCTTCAAGAACACCTTCGAGGACATGACGTACATGGCGCAGCAGATGCGCGAGTCGGATACCCGGCCCGAGATCGAGGTCTACGACGTCGGGCAGATCTTCAACCTCGAACAGCTGGTCAAGGACGGGGTGCTGGAGGCTCCGTTCAACCTGCAGTTCGTGCTCGGGGTACTCGGCGCGAACGCTGCCGAGCCCGACCAGCTCATCCACATGCTGCGCACCGCCGAGCGTGTGCTCGGCAAGGACTCGTTCACCTGGTCGGCTGCCGGTGTGGGATACCGCGGCGAGTTCAACCTCGCCGCACTGTCATTGATGCTCGGCGGCAACGTGCGCGTCGGACTCGAGGACAACCTCCGCATCAGCAAGCGCGAACAGGCCACGTCCAACGCGCAGCTCGTGCGGAAGGTGGTGGACCTCGCCGCCATGTTCGACCGGACCCCCGCCACACCGGACGAGGCACGTGCGCACCTGGGCCTGAAGGGTTCGGCCGCGGTCGCGTTCTAA